gatcAAGGGTGAAGAAATAATAATAGGAAGGATTGGGCTCTCCATGGAAAAATCTATGTTTATTATGGAAAATGGTCAAAATATTAGGGTTTATGTCTTTTGTCACTTCTCTAAAACATATTTTTATTATATACAAGATAATTTGGATGGATGTCAAACACAACCAGAGACTTTTTCTagtaatgaacaatttttttttttttctattctaactaatatattataaaaaaatttattaacaATAGTTTTCATAGACTTTCGTTAATCATGGTTTTCATTTATTTTTCTATACATTTTTTATATTCTTATACAACTATAACTTGTAATACATAGTTATATGTCTATTGTATTGTATGTGTATATAAAATTGTatgcataaaaaatattaaattcaaggagttctattttcattttatatatgtgtgtgtgtgtgtgtgtgtgcattttgTTGATTATAACTATATATGAGATTTTTTGGTTGAGGTCTTTTGGGTGATTTTTCTTGGTTGATATGTAAccataattttttatattgttgTATATGCAAATTTATAAGTGTATAAATGTGTTATAAACTACACTTATCATAGTTTTAGAAATTTGACTTAATCTAACATCATCATATTGTAAGTGTAGTTACTCACCCATAGTGTGTTAAGAGTGTCAAATTACCATAAACAGGAAAAATTGAGtcttaaaaatttgaaaatgtcatttaattttgatttctaCCATATTTCTATGCGTCTTGAACTTTTAGACTCTAATACATACTTACAAGCTTCAAACTTCTAAACTCCAAGGCATCTCTAGACTCAATGAGACTTCTAAGATATAAAATAGGTCTCTGACCTTTTAATGTCCTATTTATTTTTGGATTCCACCATATTTATAGATCTAGGGCCAAGATATTGGATTTTTAAACTCTAACACAGATCTATAGTACTTCAACATTTTAGAGACTATTGCATAAATCTACATCAATCCAAACTTTAAAAATCCACAATAATTTTGCACTTTGCAAAACATATATGGTCTATGTCATGTCACTATAGCACCACTTGGTCTTTGCCAACAACACCAAGACCTTTGTAATACTTTAAAATGGTGATTTTTTGCATAACTCAACACTGACATTTTTAGTATCATCTATAATGATGAAAGTTAACAAAGGGAATCATGGATCCCTTGGATCTATATGTAGCATTATTAAATATCATATAtaacaataaaaacaaaaagataaataaataggaggaatattttattcatataaaaataaataaagtagtatagatatcttaaatacatataTCTAAATAAATGTcgagagataaattattttatttactacatACATATCCTACTTATTTTAGAAGTaccataaattaataaatattaatatttttatgtataaaccactatcaaatttaaaataagaaGTAAGAGTTTTTGTTAACAAATTTGTGTCATTGCACTCTATCTCTTAGCATTAGTTATCACTTTCCTTTCTCCTTTATTTTATTACTTTTAGGCTCCCCGAAAGTATTCCTTAAGTCTACACAATTCAGTCTTCTCACATCTCCATTGTCCtttcatttttttatgttttcttaatAGCCTAAACTTCATCATTCCTACTATAGCTTTGTAATTTGCTTAATTTTAAGCCCTCCTCTTACTCTACATCCTAAATGACCTTTAACCTGACCCTTTTTTCCAACACTTATCTAGAAAAGcatattttatgaaaaaaaaattcacaagCCATAAACTGTAAATTGATTTAATGTGCACAAATCAAATTCAAGCATTAAATTTGTCATATCAAAAACATTATgcgaaaataaaaaattgaaaccaAATAGGGTTCATCCTATAGTGTGATGATTAAATGGTTGCATTGTTAATGGTGCAACCAAGGTTGAAATCCTCGCTTGGCTCACATGGCGTTCATGCTAGTTATGGGCTATCATTATGGACATGTTGTTGGTGGCAAGAGATATAAGGTagacatgttggaggatgttctgtTGGTGGAGGAGAGACAAGAGGAGTAATGAACAACCAGGTGTTAATgccaagaagaagaaggatgaccgAGTGTCAATGTTGGGGATGAGGCCCCATGTTTGTGGCCTCACCTAGAGCTAATGCCATCCTCACATTTGTTAGTGTTAGTGTTGGGTCGAGGCCCCCCATTTGTAGCCTCACCCAAAGCTAGGGCCAGGCTAAAAATCCTAATGCGTTGATCCAActatatcgataaaaaaaaaattgaaaccaaattatttttttattaaaattgacaaaataattttaGATTATCTTCCAAATAACTCTACTTTTTCTTAATCTTCTACTTTAAAATCCAAATctccaaatttatatattaaagaaaaattgtcaatttttttttaaagaaactccaacataatatttataaaaacacaatatttgataataaaaaattacaaattcaATTGTACTTAATTGCTTGATAATCTAAAATTAAATACGTTTGAAGAAAATTATTACTGAAAAGTTTGGTAAATCGTTCATAATATGAGCAACGTTATAACTCTGAGTCGCCATCAAATTTTACCTTTCTTACCACATCTGACTCATGAGTTTACTGCCTTTAAACTATATATGTGAACACACTTACATTGACAtccacaatttatttatatttgacGGTCAAAAATTAAAATGTAAATAGAGACGATCAGATAAAAAACTAAAATAACTCTGTGATGTGGTAAGATGTCACATCCACAAAGAAAATGTAAGAATTGCTTGTGTGAAACGTTCGGGAGTGAGCTTCACGGAAAGAATGTCGTTGAACTTACGAGAGAAGTTACGTATCAATTATTTCAAATGGTTTTACACTTGTAAATAGTTACTGTATAATTAAAACGCACAGAGCAGATCTGATCgagttattttaaataaaatattaataaatttttaatataaaaataaaaatacataaaaaaacaactgattatatatAAAATCCGTGAATTAAATATGAAATTCTCCCAATTATATATGAAATCTGTCAGTTTATAAAAATTCTTCACACAAAGCTTTCAGAAAAATTTAACGGATTAGGAAAAATTTCTTTCTGTACCGaataaaattagaaattaaaaccATACACTAATAAGAACAACGGAGTTTAATTATTAAGCTGCATAAATAGGGATTTTATCCTAAAaacatattacaaattatttttcacGGGGGTGAGTTTTTCCTTATCATCGACGGGAATAACCAAGCACGGACTAGTACTATCTTAAGAAACAAAACATACGATATTTACTCCAAATACATTCCTACTGTTCTGAAAATTTTCAATTTGAACAGGAATCTTCACTTATAGCAGCCGCCGAAGGAGTTTCCTCTGAATCGTCGTCTACACTTTCAGTCGCCGGCGAAATTTCATTTTTCACGGCAGCCTTTTCCACTATAGGCCGGCGCAGAGCCTGAATCAGCTTTTCGAGAGCAGCAGTTGGATCGTCACTCGCCCTCATCAATTGCTCTGTCACATCTGCCGGCGTCATCTGCGCTTCTCTCATCAAAACCTCAACTTGTTCAAACAAAGGATGATCTTCAACAACACCAAGATAATTTCGAGCGAGAACTTTAAACGCAGGAAAAGTACAGAAAGACAGATGAATGTGCTTATCCATGCGCCCCGACCGAAGAAGCGCAGGGTCCAGCCTATCAACATGATTTGTCGTAAAAATAATGATTCTTTCGCTGCCGCAGCACGACCACAAACCGTCAGTAAAATTCAAAACCCCAGATAAAGTAACCTGACCTTCTTCACTTTCTTTCTCATCTTTGGCAGGGTTTTGCTCTTCCTTGCTCTCTTTCTTCACCTTCTTTTTCCGGTCCGTCAGATCCAGCGAGCAGTCGATGTCCTCAATCACAATAACAGACTTATTCGTAGTCCCGATCAAAAGCTTCCTCAGCTCATTGTTGCTCTTAACCCCAGTTAATTCTAGATCATAAATGTCGTACTCGAGAAAATTAGCAATAGCAGCGATCATACTCGATTTTCCGGTGCCGGGCGGGCCGAAGAGCAAATACCCCCGTTTCCAGGCACGACCGACCTTCTTATAATACTTTTCCCTCTGAGAAAACTTTGTGAGGTCCTCCATTATGTCATCCTTTACCTCGGGGTCAAGAGCCACGGTTTCGAACGTCGCAGGGTGCTCGAAAACCACCGGCGTCCAAACGCGGTTTCTGTCCTCGAACGAATCCGATTTACCACCTTTGTTGGTGTAAATCTTGCGGTGCCGGTTCCTCAACTCCATAATTTTGGCCTCTGCAATTACATGCGGCAGATAGGATTCAAATATCGTGGCTTTGTCCTTCTTGTGGAATGTGAGCTCGAACTGGCGCTTTTCACCACAGACGTCATAGGGGAAGCCAGACTGCTTTAACTCTCTGCTACGGAGACTCCACCAGGCTTGGACGCCGTGAAATTCGTCCAAGATTTGTTGGCTTTTGTCCATGGTGTATGTAAATGCCTTGGCATTTTTGGGCCTGCTGAGCTTCAATCTGGCGGCACCGGAAGATGATCTGGTGCTCAAATAAATCTGCACCGATTCGTAAACATCGCTGACCTTGAAACCTTCGTTCTCCTCAATGACTAGAATGATGTAGAAAGACAGAAATCGTGAGAGCCTTCTGAATAGCTCTCTGAAATATTCTAAGATTTCGGGAGGGAGGTACTCCCTGGCCATTGTTCCCATGAAAAAAATGGCAGTCGTGAGCGTCCCGACATTCAACCACGTCTCCATTGCCATTCTGTAGGATTGGCTGAGAGCAGAGCTCACAGCAAAAGAATCTTTATAGCAAAATGAATACCGCCAGAGTCATAAAGACACTATCAATATAGTCGGTACCCTAAAGAAACATCTGGGTTACCGACGTGAGAGTGTCCAATTGTAATTACACTTAGTACCACCTACCAATGCCTCCTTCCTCGTATTTCATTTTCAGCACTTGGTAAGGACAAGGAAATTGCATAACGTACTTTGTTGACTAGTGCCAGTGAATAGCCTTTCCGTAGGTCAAGAGCCGTACTAGATTTTATTCGGATTAGTTGACAGGAAAGCTTGTCAGTAGTTTCCCAGCACGCTCACACACCTACCTATTACATAAGCATTTGACGCTGAATAAtaactaattaaaattaaaaaattaatgataAATGACTGTTAATTATTACTAACATATTTATCTCTAGATAAATCTATTTAAAATATGATGAGATATCTATACAactatttttattgtatttttatatatttacagtatttttttttctttatttttttttttaattgaaaaggttattttactattataataaaaaatacatatttgataaataaaatattaaataattatatactttaagtatataaaatataaattaataaatattttgaaataattagCATTTTATAGTTTATTGAagagttttttaatttttcaataacaatacaataaattataaaaaaaaaattgtataaaaaatataaaaaattcctTTAGTTTTAATGTGataagttattttatttttatatgattattatttttaatatttatctaacaaatttacaataaaaataagTCTTGAAATGATATTTATATTTACGTCGAGAGGCGTATTATACTCACATAATAGATtgacaattatcatgattaaaaaccccctatgattaaaattgacatCCGTACCCATCATATTGTATGACACTCGTCATAATTAtaattagttttactattacttaaataaaaataatttaaatatcttTAATCCGGTCAACCACTTATAATAAGTttttaagttaaatatttaaattttctattATATTACTCATATATAActagaaatcaataaaatatttactaGATATTATTCCAAgttaatgtaaataaaataaaataaaataaaataataaattaatttaaaacaatttaaaacaaTTTAAATAACTTTAATCTAGTCAACCAGTTATAAGATTTCTCAaatcaaatatttaaaattttcattatattactctatatataaaaatagaaatcaataaaatatttactagattttatttcaaattaatgtaaataaaataaaataataaattaaattaaataatttaaaataattaatattaaaataaaataacttaaattaaattaaatgacttaaatgaaaataaatgaaatagatttaatgaaataaaataatttaaatcgtattagataaattaaataatttaaataaaaataaataaattaaattaaattaaataacttaaatgaaaataaattaaataacttaaattaaaaaaaatattagggtaagtgcaaggtaatgggtcacaaattggcggAAGTCCGCGCATTGGAAAACGCCctcttagaaacgggggcccattttcaaaaaatgaggaCCCGTATTTGCTTCGGGCCCCCGAGGCAAAAAGTAGCGGGGGCCTGAGGCGAAactaaacgggcccccattttgttctcaaaTGGGGGCCCGTTTGAAAACGAAACAgggtcccatttttaaaaaacatgcccccatttttaaatccgattttaccCATTTTTTCGGGTGCATTATGTCATTTTTGGATTGTAATGGTAATTTTagaaatgggcccccattttcaaaatgggggcccattttgtggaagttgattccacaacctgccacttgcctcgggattaggtccGGGATAGGTCTAGGATGGCCAcacttgagacatggacctgcaaattcaaatctccatgagtgaaagcacaaatatgaacttctgaaatagtttacgtgcctctaattaaagaatttttatacgaaattaaaacccatttcagattatactgtctagattctaaatatgtaaatttattttaaaaattgattattttaactatttttcatttaatttatactaaatcgggtgcataaacttgaaatattaactagttttgttaatttcatagcttttttattttaatgaattttgaaaaaaaaattatatgtcattaatctacacaaaattcttttttatttaaaaaaaggttaagtttacgtcaaattatgtgggtcgtacacgtcaaatttttaaaaagataattatggtcattaaaaaattaattaaaattgtttttttggaaaaaaatacaaaaaattgttttcatcaatctttagtgtgttacaaaccatatCCCAAAACAGTTTGAGAAAACAATTTTAATTGTGCCAAAAAgcgtgggtcgtacacatgcatggtatggtcctgaaatgggcctttttaaaacataatttttagaaatccattcaaaaagttattttttgttatgtgggtattaaaataaattacatatttggaaataagactcagagggctatcttttatattactgacttttttcaagattcaatctccaagtgtt
The nucleotide sequence above comes from Cryptomeria japonica chromosome 11, Sugi_1.0, whole genome shotgun sequence. Encoded proteins:
- the LOC131057095 gene encoding AAA-ATPase ASD, mitochondrial-like, with protein sequence MAMETWLNVGTLTTAIFFMGTMAREYLPPEILEYFRELFRRLSRFLSFYIILVIEENEGFKVSDVYESVQIYLSTRSSSGAARLKLSRPKNAKAFTYTMDKSQQILDEFHGVQAWWSLRSRELKQSGFPYDVCGEKRQFELTFHKKDKATIFESYLPHVIAEAKIMELRNRHRKIYTNKGGKSDSFEDRNRVWTPVVFEHPATFETVALDPEVKDDIMEDLTKFSQREKYYKKVGRAWKRGYLLFGPPGTGKSSMIAAIANFLEYDIYDLELTGVKSNNELRKLLIGTTNKSVIVIEDIDCSLDLTDRKKKVKKESKEEQNPAKDEKESEEGQVTLSGVLNFTDGLWSCCGSERIIIFTTNHVDRLDPALLRSGRMDKHIHLSFCTFPAFKVLARNYLGVVEDHPLFEQVEVLMREAQMTPADVTEQLMRASDDPTAALEKLIQALRRPIVEKAAVKNEISPATESVDDDSEETPSAAAISEDSCSN